One region of Chaetodon auriga isolate fChaAug3 chromosome 5, fChaAug3.hap1, whole genome shotgun sequence genomic DNA includes:
- the tbx1 gene encoding T-box transcription factor TBX1 isoform X4 has translation MDDGGPLSPKANAFSIASLISAAEQAGNAAFDKQSTGLNKPDLHNHSSFKMHYSTVTREMEAFTTSSLSSLNTPGGYHLSPSPGDPYSQHESHFEPCPAAQHSYNYPGSNPGQAPPSDGGTPNCSSSSSNSTPNGKTIVKKNPKVANINVQLEMKALWDEFNQLGTEMIVTKAGRRMFPTFQVKIFGMDPMADYMLLMDFLPVDDKRYRYAFHSSSWLVAGKADPATPGRVHYHPDSPAKGAQWMKQIVSFDKLKLTNNLLDDNGHIILNSMHRYQPRFHVVYVDPRKDSEKYAEENYKTFVFEETRFTAVTAYQNHRITQLKIASNPFAKGFRDCDPEDWPRNHRPGSLPIMSAFARTRNPMSSPPQQNGTEKDSRREYERDPSGTPIHADPAHQLMSRVLSPALPVPGGLHAVPLTSGRPSPPHDLRPDPHSLPPDTLHHHPYKYPTTYEHYLGAKTRPSPYPLPSIRGHTYHHHMNPATANMYSATSGPSNYDYGPR, from the exons ATGGACGACGGCGGTCCCCTCTCTCCAAAGGCAAATGCTTTCAGTATTGCCTCTCTGATTTCGGCTGCAGAGCAAGCAGGAAACGCAGCGTTTGACAAGCAGAGCACCGGCCTGAACAAGCCAGACCTGCACAACCACAGTTCCTTTAAAATGCACTACAGCACTGTCACCCGGGAAATGGAAG CCTTCACGACGAGCAGCCTGAGCAGCCTCAACACGCCGGGGGGCTACCACCTCTCTCCGTCCCCCGGGGACCCCTACAGCCAACATGAGTCCCACTTCGAGCCCTGCCCGGCCGCCCAGCACAGCTACAACTACCCGGGGTCTAACCCGGGCCAGGCCCCGCCGAGTGACGGCGGGACTCCCAACTGCTCCTCGTCGTCCTCAAACTCCACACCGAACGGCAAAACTATAGTGAAGAAAAACCCCAAAGTGGCCAACATTAACGTCCAGCTGGAGATGAAAGCTTTATGGGACGAGTTTAATCAGCTGGGTACGGAGATGATCGTCACCAAGGCTGGCAG gAGAATGTTTCCAACTTTCCAAGTGAAAATATTTGGGATGGATCCCATGGCAGACTACATGCTCCTGATGGACTTCCTGCCTGTAGACGACAAACGCTACAG GTACGCTTTCCACAGCTCATCGTGGCTGGTTGCTGGTAAGGCGGACCCCGCCACACCGGGCAGGGTGCACTACCACCCGGACTCTCCGGCCAAAGGCGCCCAGTGGATGAAGCAGATTGTCTCTTTTGATAAACTCAAACTCACCAACAACCTGTTGGATGACAACGGCCAT ATCATTTTGAACTCCATGCACCGCTACCAGCCCAGGTTTCATGTGGTTTATGTGGACCCCCGCAAGGACAGCGAGAAATATGCCGAGGAGAATTACAAAACCTTTGTTTTTGAGGAAACCCGCTTCACAGCGGTCACAGCGTACCAGAACCACCGG ATCACACAGCTGAAGATAGCCAGCAATCCCTTTGCAAAGGGCTTCAGGGACTGTGACCCAGAGGACTG GCCCAGGAATCACAGGCCAGGCTCTCTGCCAATAATGAGTGCCTTTGCCAGAACAAGAAACCCAATGTCATCTCCCCCTCAGCAGAACGGCACAGAGAAAG ACAGTAGGCGGGAGTACGAGCGAGACCCCAGCGGCACACCCATACACGCCGACCCGGCTCACCAACTGATGTCCCGGGTCCTCAGCCCCGCCTTGCCTGTACCGGGAGGTCTCCACGCCGTCCCGCTCACCAGTGGCCGACCCAGCCCTCCTCACGACCTACGGCCAGACCCCCACTCTTTACCCCCGGACACCCTGCACCACCACCCTTACAAGTACCCCACCACCTATGAACACTACCTGGGAGCCAAGACCAGGCCATCGCCCTATCCTTTACCCAGTATCAGAGGACACACGTACCACCACCACATGAACCCAGCCACAGCTAACATGTACTCAGCCACCAGCGGCCCCTCTAACTATGACTATGGGCCCAGATAA
- the tbx1 gene encoding T-box transcription factor TBX1 isoform X2 encodes MDDGGPLSPKANAFSIASLISAAEQAGNAAFDKQSTGLNKPDLHNHSSFKMHYSTVTREMEAISSPWLTQLSHFCDVAAFTTSSLSSLNTPGGYHLSPSPGDPYSQHESHFEPCPAAQHSYNYPGSNPGQAPPSDGGTPNCSSSSSNSTPNGKTIVKKNPKVANINVQLEMKALWDEFNQLGTEMIVTKAGRRMFPTFQVKIFGMDPMADYMLLMDFLPVDDKRYRYAFHSSSWLVAGKADPATPGRVHYHPDSPAKGAQWMKQIVSFDKLKLTNNLLDDNGHIILNSMHRYQPRFHVVYVDPRKDSEKYAEENYKTFVFEETRFTAVTAYQNHRITQLKIASNPFAKGFRDCDPEDWPRNHRPGSLPIMSAFARTRNPMSSPPQQNGTEKDSRREYERDPSGTPIHADPAHQLMSRVLSPALPVPGGLHAVPLTSGRPSPPHDLRPDPHSLPPDTLHHHPYKYPTTYEHYLGAKTRPSPYPLPSIRGHTYHHHMNPATANMYSATSGPSNYDYGPR; translated from the exons ATGGACGACGGCGGTCCCCTCTCTCCAAAGGCAAATGCTTTCAGTATTGCCTCTCTGATTTCGGCTGCAGAGCAAGCAGGAAACGCAGCGTTTGACAAGCAGAGCACCGGCCTGAACAAGCCAGACCTGCACAACCACAGTTCCTTTAAAATGCACTACAGCACTGTCACCCGGGAAATGGAAG CCATATCCAGCCCGTGGCTGACGCAGCTGTCCCATTTTTGCGATGTTGCAGCCTTCACGACGAGCAGCCTGAGCAGCCTCAACACGCCGGGGGGCTACCACCTCTCTCCGTCCCCCGGGGACCCCTACAGCCAACATGAGTCCCACTTCGAGCCCTGCCCGGCCGCCCAGCACAGCTACAACTACCCGGGGTCTAACCCGGGCCAGGCCCCGCCGAGTGACGGCGGGACTCCCAACTGCTCCTCGTCGTCCTCAAACTCCACACCGAACGGCAAAACTATAGTGAAGAAAAACCCCAAAGTGGCCAACATTAACGTCCAGCTGGAGATGAAAGCTTTATGGGACGAGTTTAATCAGCTGGGTACGGAGATGATCGTCACCAAGGCTGGCAG gAGAATGTTTCCAACTTTCCAAGTGAAAATATTTGGGATGGATCCCATGGCAGACTACATGCTCCTGATGGACTTCCTGCCTGTAGACGACAAACGCTACAG GTACGCTTTCCACAGCTCATCGTGGCTGGTTGCTGGTAAGGCGGACCCCGCCACACCGGGCAGGGTGCACTACCACCCGGACTCTCCGGCCAAAGGCGCCCAGTGGATGAAGCAGATTGTCTCTTTTGATAAACTCAAACTCACCAACAACCTGTTGGATGACAACGGCCAT ATCATTTTGAACTCCATGCACCGCTACCAGCCCAGGTTTCATGTGGTTTATGTGGACCCCCGCAAGGACAGCGAGAAATATGCCGAGGAGAATTACAAAACCTTTGTTTTTGAGGAAACCCGCTTCACAGCGGTCACAGCGTACCAGAACCACCGG ATCACACAGCTGAAGATAGCCAGCAATCCCTTTGCAAAGGGCTTCAGGGACTGTGACCCAGAGGACTG GCCCAGGAATCACAGGCCAGGCTCTCTGCCAATAATGAGTGCCTTTGCCAGAACAAGAAACCCAATGTCATCTCCCCCTCAGCAGAACGGCACAGAGAAAG ACAGTAGGCGGGAGTACGAGCGAGACCCCAGCGGCACACCCATACACGCCGACCCGGCTCACCAACTGATGTCCCGGGTCCTCAGCCCCGCCTTGCCTGTACCGGGAGGTCTCCACGCCGTCCCGCTCACCAGTGGCCGACCCAGCCCTCCTCACGACCTACGGCCAGACCCCCACTCTTTACCCCCGGACACCCTGCACCACCACCCTTACAAGTACCCCACCACCTATGAACACTACCTGGGAGCCAAGACCAGGCCATCGCCCTATCCTTTACCCAGTATCAGAGGACACACGTACCACCACCACATGAACCCAGCCACAGCTAACATGTACTCAGCCACCAGCGGCCCCTCTAACTATGACTATGGGCCCAGATAA
- the tbx1 gene encoding T-box transcription factor TBX1 isoform X1, translating into MDDGGPLSPKANAFSIASLISAAEQAGNAAFDKQSTGLNKPDLHNHSSFKMHYSTVTREMEAISSPWLTQLSHFCDVAAFTTSSLSSLNTPGGYHLSPSPGDPYSQHESHFEPCPAAQHSYNYPGSNPGQAPPSDGGTPNCSSSSSNSTPNGKTIVKKNPKVANINVQLEMKALWDEFNQLGTEMIVTKAGRRMFPTFQVKIFGMDPMADYMLLMDFLPVDDKRYRYAFHSSSWLVAGKADPATPGRVHYHPDSPAKGAQWMKQIVSFDKLKLTNNLLDDNGHIILNSMHRYQPRFHVVYVDPRKDSEKYAEENYKTFVFEETRFTAVTAYQNHRITQLKIASNPFAKGFRDCDPEDWPRNHRPGSLPIMSAFARTRNPMSSPPQQNGTEKEDSRREYERDPSGTPIHADPAHQLMSRVLSPALPVPGGLHAVPLTSGRPSPPHDLRPDPHSLPPDTLHHHPYKYPTTYEHYLGAKTRPSPYPLPSIRGHTYHHHMNPATANMYSATSGPSNYDYGPR; encoded by the exons ATGGACGACGGCGGTCCCCTCTCTCCAAAGGCAAATGCTTTCAGTATTGCCTCTCTGATTTCGGCTGCAGAGCAAGCAGGAAACGCAGCGTTTGACAAGCAGAGCACCGGCCTGAACAAGCCAGACCTGCACAACCACAGTTCCTTTAAAATGCACTACAGCACTGTCACCCGGGAAATGGAAG CCATATCCAGCCCGTGGCTGACGCAGCTGTCCCATTTTTGCGATGTTGCAGCCTTCACGACGAGCAGCCTGAGCAGCCTCAACACGCCGGGGGGCTACCACCTCTCTCCGTCCCCCGGGGACCCCTACAGCCAACATGAGTCCCACTTCGAGCCCTGCCCGGCCGCCCAGCACAGCTACAACTACCCGGGGTCTAACCCGGGCCAGGCCCCGCCGAGTGACGGCGGGACTCCCAACTGCTCCTCGTCGTCCTCAAACTCCACACCGAACGGCAAAACTATAGTGAAGAAAAACCCCAAAGTGGCCAACATTAACGTCCAGCTGGAGATGAAAGCTTTATGGGACGAGTTTAATCAGCTGGGTACGGAGATGATCGTCACCAAGGCTGGCAG gAGAATGTTTCCAACTTTCCAAGTGAAAATATTTGGGATGGATCCCATGGCAGACTACATGCTCCTGATGGACTTCCTGCCTGTAGACGACAAACGCTACAG GTACGCTTTCCACAGCTCATCGTGGCTGGTTGCTGGTAAGGCGGACCCCGCCACACCGGGCAGGGTGCACTACCACCCGGACTCTCCGGCCAAAGGCGCCCAGTGGATGAAGCAGATTGTCTCTTTTGATAAACTCAAACTCACCAACAACCTGTTGGATGACAACGGCCAT ATCATTTTGAACTCCATGCACCGCTACCAGCCCAGGTTTCATGTGGTTTATGTGGACCCCCGCAAGGACAGCGAGAAATATGCCGAGGAGAATTACAAAACCTTTGTTTTTGAGGAAACCCGCTTCACAGCGGTCACAGCGTACCAGAACCACCGG ATCACACAGCTGAAGATAGCCAGCAATCCCTTTGCAAAGGGCTTCAGGGACTGTGACCCAGAGGACTG GCCCAGGAATCACAGGCCAGGCTCTCTGCCAATAATGAGTGCCTTTGCCAGAACAAGAAACCCAATGTCATCTCCCCCTCAGCAGAACGGCACAGAGAAAG AAGACAGTAGGCGGGAGTACGAGCGAGACCCCAGCGGCACACCCATACACGCCGACCCGGCTCACCAACTGATGTCCCGGGTCCTCAGCCCCGCCTTGCCTGTACCGGGAGGTCTCCACGCCGTCCCGCTCACCAGTGGCCGACCCAGCCCTCCTCACGACCTACGGCCAGACCCCCACTCTTTACCCCCGGACACCCTGCACCACCACCCTTACAAGTACCCCACCACCTATGAACACTACCTGGGAGCCAAGACCAGGCCATCGCCCTATCCTTTACCCAGTATCAGAGGACACACGTACCACCACCACATGAACCCAGCCACAGCTAACATGTACTCAGCCACCAGCGGCCCCTCTAACTATGACTATGGGCCCAGATAA
- the tbx1 gene encoding T-box transcription factor TBX1 isoform X3 — protein MDDGGPLSPKANAFSIASLISAAEQAGNAAFDKQSTGLNKPDLHNHSSFKMHYSTVTREMEAFTTSSLSSLNTPGGYHLSPSPGDPYSQHESHFEPCPAAQHSYNYPGSNPGQAPPSDGGTPNCSSSSSNSTPNGKTIVKKNPKVANINVQLEMKALWDEFNQLGTEMIVTKAGRRMFPTFQVKIFGMDPMADYMLLMDFLPVDDKRYRYAFHSSSWLVAGKADPATPGRVHYHPDSPAKGAQWMKQIVSFDKLKLTNNLLDDNGHIILNSMHRYQPRFHVVYVDPRKDSEKYAEENYKTFVFEETRFTAVTAYQNHRITQLKIASNPFAKGFRDCDPEDWPRNHRPGSLPIMSAFARTRNPMSSPPQQNGTEKEDSRREYERDPSGTPIHADPAHQLMSRVLSPALPVPGGLHAVPLTSGRPSPPHDLRPDPHSLPPDTLHHHPYKYPTTYEHYLGAKTRPSPYPLPSIRGHTYHHHMNPATANMYSATSGPSNYDYGPR, from the exons ATGGACGACGGCGGTCCCCTCTCTCCAAAGGCAAATGCTTTCAGTATTGCCTCTCTGATTTCGGCTGCAGAGCAAGCAGGAAACGCAGCGTTTGACAAGCAGAGCACCGGCCTGAACAAGCCAGACCTGCACAACCACAGTTCCTTTAAAATGCACTACAGCACTGTCACCCGGGAAATGGAAG CCTTCACGACGAGCAGCCTGAGCAGCCTCAACACGCCGGGGGGCTACCACCTCTCTCCGTCCCCCGGGGACCCCTACAGCCAACATGAGTCCCACTTCGAGCCCTGCCCGGCCGCCCAGCACAGCTACAACTACCCGGGGTCTAACCCGGGCCAGGCCCCGCCGAGTGACGGCGGGACTCCCAACTGCTCCTCGTCGTCCTCAAACTCCACACCGAACGGCAAAACTATAGTGAAGAAAAACCCCAAAGTGGCCAACATTAACGTCCAGCTGGAGATGAAAGCTTTATGGGACGAGTTTAATCAGCTGGGTACGGAGATGATCGTCACCAAGGCTGGCAG gAGAATGTTTCCAACTTTCCAAGTGAAAATATTTGGGATGGATCCCATGGCAGACTACATGCTCCTGATGGACTTCCTGCCTGTAGACGACAAACGCTACAG GTACGCTTTCCACAGCTCATCGTGGCTGGTTGCTGGTAAGGCGGACCCCGCCACACCGGGCAGGGTGCACTACCACCCGGACTCTCCGGCCAAAGGCGCCCAGTGGATGAAGCAGATTGTCTCTTTTGATAAACTCAAACTCACCAACAACCTGTTGGATGACAACGGCCAT ATCATTTTGAACTCCATGCACCGCTACCAGCCCAGGTTTCATGTGGTTTATGTGGACCCCCGCAAGGACAGCGAGAAATATGCCGAGGAGAATTACAAAACCTTTGTTTTTGAGGAAACCCGCTTCACAGCGGTCACAGCGTACCAGAACCACCGG ATCACACAGCTGAAGATAGCCAGCAATCCCTTTGCAAAGGGCTTCAGGGACTGTGACCCAGAGGACTG GCCCAGGAATCACAGGCCAGGCTCTCTGCCAATAATGAGTGCCTTTGCCAGAACAAGAAACCCAATGTCATCTCCCCCTCAGCAGAACGGCACAGAGAAAG AAGACAGTAGGCGGGAGTACGAGCGAGACCCCAGCGGCACACCCATACACGCCGACCCGGCTCACCAACTGATGTCCCGGGTCCTCAGCCCCGCCTTGCCTGTACCGGGAGGTCTCCACGCCGTCCCGCTCACCAGTGGCCGACCCAGCCCTCCTCACGACCTACGGCCAGACCCCCACTCTTTACCCCCGGACACCCTGCACCACCACCCTTACAAGTACCCCACCACCTATGAACACTACCTGGGAGCCAAGACCAGGCCATCGCCCTATCCTTTACCCAGTATCAGAGGACACACGTACCACCACCACATGAACCCAGCCACAGCTAACATGTACTCAGCCACCAGCGGCCCCTCTAACTATGACTATGGGCCCAGATAA